The Planctomycetota bacterium genomic sequence TTCGTCGCTGGAGCGCTGGAGCTCGAGGATGCTGCCGTGGGCAAGCCGGAGCACGTCCGACAGCGGCAGCTTCCGCTCGGCGATCCGGACGATCACCGGCACTCGGAGCTTGAGGATGCGCTGCACATCCGCATCGCTGGCCGACGTGTCCTCTTCTGGCTGATTGGCAAGTACCGGCATGTCGTCGTCCCTGACGCAAAACACCCGCCCGCCGCCGTCCCTGGCCGCGAGTCGACTGCCAGTGTCGCAGAGCGGGCCGATGTTGCAAGGTGTCGCACCAGGAAAAGCGCTCCCGCTGCTGCTCGTCTGCAGTACGTTGCCCGCATGAGGTGGCGAGACCTCCTCCATGTCGTCCTGCCGACCCTCGGCCTGCTGACATCCGCGGCACGCAGCCAAGACTTCTTCTTTTGCATCGATACAACCGACGGTCGATTCATCATCGATTCTGGCGTGCCTTTCGCCGGCTTCACGCTGCAAAGCACCACCGGTGCCTTGCTGCCGGAGAACCTGCCATGGCTCGGAGGCACCCCGGCCTCCGGTGCCATCGTGTTGGACCCAGAAAATTTCGTCATCTTGTCCGCGCTGAGTGCATCGACGAGCGATGTAAGCGTGGGCACCACCGGATCACCGGCTCCACCCGGCACCTACGACCTCGGGCGGGTCATCGATTTGTCGCTGATCAATCTTAACGATCCGGACAATCTGGGTGTCGCGTATCTGTCAAACGACAACACTCTCCGTCCAGCTTTTCCGATCTTGTCGACCTGCATCCCCGAGCCCACATCGTCTCTTCTCGCCTGCGGCGTCCTCGGCGTCGTTCTTCACCGAACCCGATCCGTTACTCGCATCGCCGCCTGAGTTGATCAACCCGCAACTCTCAGCTGAAAGTCATGTTCCGCGTCCTTCCATTCCTCGTCGCCGCCGTACTCTCGCTCCTGGTGGCTTCCGCCGCACGCGGGCAGGACTTTGTCTTCAGCATCGATCCCATCGACGGCCACACGATGATCGAGTCAGACGTGCCTTTCAGGGGATTCTCGCTACAGAGCGACACCGATGCGCTGCTGCCCGAGAATCTCCCGTTCATCCTCGTAAACAATCCATTTCTCATCGTACTGAGCCTGGATCCGCTACTTGTCCTGCCAAATCTAGGAACCTTCGTCAGCAACATTACCGCCGGCACGACCGGAACTCCGATCCCGCCGGGCACCTACGACCTCGGCCCCATCGTCGACATCGCGACACTGGACTTCAGCACCGAGTTCGGCGGGCTCAGCCTGTCGTATCTGCCCGCCGACACTGATGAACTATTGCCTGGACAGATCAGCATTCCCGAGCCGACGTCGTCGCTCCTCGCCTACGGCGTCCTCGGCCTCGCCCTACTACGCCGACGGCGCTCGGCCTGACCTTGACGACCATGCGATTACTTCTCCCTGC encodes the following:
- a CDS encoding FliM/FliN family flagellar motor C-terminal domain-containing protein, whose protein sequence is MPVLANQPEEDTSASDADVQRILKLRVPVIVRIAERKLPLSDVLRLAHGSILELQRSSDEPLHLMVNNQIVGEGEPVKVGEHFGLRVTSIGDIHQRVDALGG